From one Humulus lupulus chromosome 8, drHumLupu1.1, whole genome shotgun sequence genomic stretch:
- the LOC133796680 gene encoding (+)-neomenthol dehydrogenase-like — protein MSEASERYAVVTGANKGIGLETVRQLALNGVTVILTARDEKRGLEAFEKLKEKEKNLSHKVLFHQLDVADPASIAALADFIKTQFGKLDILVSNAGIGGTKEEMDTFLASVKAGTREQGDIRKITLNYESAEESMQINYYGAKRTAEALIPLLQLSDSPRIVNVSSSMGKLKKISNEWAKGVLSDAENLTEDKIDEVLREFLKDFKEGSLEAKGWPRFMSPYTVSKAALNAYTRVLAKKYPNFLINCVCPGYVKTDINFNTGILPVEEGAASPVRLALLPNDAPSGLFFVRSQVSSF, from the exons ATGTCTGAAGCTTCAGAAAG ATATGCCGTTGTAACAGGGGCAAATAAGGGGATTGGACTGGAGACAGTGAGACAATTGGCCTTGAATGGAGTTACTGTGATCTTAACAGCAAGAGATGAGAAAAGGGGTCTTGAAGCTTTTGAGAAActcaaagagaaagagaaaaaccTCTCTCACAAAGTGCTTTTTCACCAGCTCGACGTGGCTGATCCAGCAAGCATtgctgctttggcagatttcatcaaAACTCAGTTCGGCAAACTTGATATCTTG GTGAGCAATGCAGGAATCGGTGGAACCAAAGAAGAAATGGATACATTTCTAGCTTCGGTAAAAGCTGGG ACCAGAGAGCAAGGTGATATTAGGAAAATTACTCTAAATTATGAGTCAGCCGAAGAATCCATGCAAATAAACTACTATGGTGCTAAAAGAACCGCTGAAGCGCTTATTCCCCTTCTCCAGTTATCTGATTCACCACGAATTGTTAATGTTTCTTCTTCCATGGGAAAGCTAAAG aaaatatcaaATGAGTGGGCTAAAGGTGTTCTTAGTGATGCTGAGAACCTCACAGAGGATAAAATTGATGAAGTGCTAAGAGAGTTTCTGAAAGATTTCAAAGAAGGTTCATTGGAAGCCAAAGGCTGGCCTAGGTTTATGTCACCATATACTGTCTCAAAAGCAGCCCTCAATGCCTACACAAGGGTACTAGCAAAGAAGTACCCCAACTTTCTCATCAACTGTGTTTGCCCTGGCTATGTGAAGACAGATATAAACTTCAACACCGGTATCTTACCCGTTGAAGAAGGCGCTGCGAGTCCAGTAAGGTTAGCATTGCTTCCAAATGATGCCCCCTCAGGCCTCTTCTTTGTTCGGTCACAGGTTTCGTCTTTTTGA